From a single Bradyrhizobium sediminis genomic region:
- a CDS encoding NAD(P)/FAD-dependent oxidoreductase, whose protein sequence is MDTATVRWPNSMWAAATPPGPELPELAGSATADVIVIGAGFTGLSTALHLREAGVDVAIIEAVEPGWGASGRNNGQVIPTLSRPDPEDIIAKHGAAGERFVALLRDSASTLFDVTRRYQIEAEHEQTGWVQPVHSPGRIKIAERRVRQWSKFGAAVELLSRDQTREMLGSDAWFGGFWNKTGGHINPLALARGLARVVLERGGRIYARSPASSFERRERRWVVRTEKGEISGRALILATNAYTGEFSKSLMPDIAHEVMPVLSWQMATQPLSEAARRTIIPGRQAMSDTHGELYFSRYDARHRLITGGAVIGPGNKAERIKQRVGERLQRLWPQIGPVKFDYVWNGYVGMTTDFLPRIHRLGPDAYGWTGCNGRAVALAIALGDELSKAVRGVPERDLALPFTDPAPIMAHGLLRKLAPLMLMVYRRRDAREIA, encoded by the coding sequence ATGGATACCGCAACTGTCCGCTGGCCCAACTCGATGTGGGCCGCGGCGACGCCGCCCGGTCCGGAGCTGCCGGAGCTCGCAGGCTCCGCGACGGCCGACGTCATCGTGATCGGCGCTGGCTTCACCGGGCTATCGACCGCGCTGCATTTGCGCGAAGCCGGCGTTGACGTCGCGATCATCGAGGCCGTGGAGCCGGGCTGGGGCGCCTCGGGGCGCAACAACGGACAGGTGATTCCGACCCTGTCGCGGCCCGATCCGGAGGACATCATTGCGAAGCACGGCGCCGCCGGAGAACGTTTCGTCGCCTTGCTGCGCGACAGCGCTTCGACCTTGTTCGATGTCACGCGGCGCTATCAGATCGAGGCCGAGCACGAACAGACCGGCTGGGTGCAGCCGGTGCATTCGCCCGGACGCATCAAGATCGCCGAACGGCGGGTACGGCAATGGTCGAAATTCGGTGCTGCGGTCGAACTGCTGTCCCGCGACCAGACACGGGAGATGCTGGGATCGGATGCCTGGTTCGGCGGCTTCTGGAACAAGACCGGCGGCCACATCAATCCGCTGGCGCTGGCGCGCGGTCTCGCCCGCGTGGTGCTGGAGCGCGGCGGCCGCATCTACGCGCGCTCGCCTGCAAGCTCGTTCGAACGGCGGGAACGCCGCTGGGTGGTCAGGACCGAAAAGGGCGAGATCAGCGGCCGGGCCCTGATCCTGGCGACCAACGCCTACACCGGCGAATTCTCGAAATCGCTGATGCCTGACATTGCACACGAAGTCATGCCGGTGCTGTCCTGGCAGATGGCGACGCAGCCGCTTTCCGAAGCGGCGCGGCGGACCATCATTCCCGGCCGGCAGGCGATGTCCGATACCCACGGCGAGCTCTATTTCTCCCGCTACGATGCACGACACCGCCTCATCACCGGCGGCGCCGTGATCGGTCCCGGCAACAAGGCGGAGAGGATCAAGCAGCGTGTCGGCGAGCGCCTGCAGCGGCTCTGGCCGCAGATCGGACCCGTCAAATTCGACTATGTCTGGAATGGCTATGTCGGGATGACCACGGATTTCCTGCCACGCATTCATCGGCTCGGACCCGACGCCTATGGCTGGACCGGCTGCAACGGCCGCGCGGTCGCGCTCGCGATCGCGCTCGGCGATGAACTGTCCAAGGCGGTGCGGGGCGTGCCGGAAAGGGATCTCGCGCTGCCGTTCACCGATCCTGCCCCGATCATGGCCCACGGATTGCTGCGCAAGCTCGCGCCCCTGATGCTGATGGTCTACCGGCGGCGCGACGCACGGGAAATCGCCTGA
- a CDS encoding ABC transporter ATP-binding protein, with protein sequence MSEPAPSILTLEGLGVRLPPGADRSHAVSGASLSVAANEILCVVGESGSGKSIMANAIMRLLPNEVSIDAGRVMFEGRDLASATVTEMRHVRGAGIAMIFQEPMTALNPLRTIGDQIGEMFSIHTDLSGAAIRARVLALLEDVRIPDPASAARAYPHELSGGQRQRAMIAMALALDPRVLIADEPTTALDVTTQAQILTLIRDLQKRKKTAVLFITHDFGVVAEIADRVAVMQQGSIVEQGDAASVLNHPQHPYTKQLIAAVPPLTAPPPRQLSDDIILTIDNVSKTYRTGGFLGRGARVTPAVRNVSLKLPRGATLGIVGESGSGKSTLARCIVRLIDPEQGSIVLEGKDWAKLTREEVRRETRHIQMVFQDPFGSLNPRRKAGDLVAQGPIVHGTPPAKAIADAKDLFALVGLDPSATDRFPHEFSGGQRQRIGLARALALHPEVLVADEAVSALDVSVQAQVLKLLAGLRERLGLSIIFITHDLRVAAQICDLVAVMKDGEVVEQGLAGDVFGRPQHPYTQALLDSIPGGEFARKHETSLFA encoded by the coding sequence ATGAGCGAACCAGCGCCTTCCATCCTGACCCTCGAAGGGCTCGGTGTGCGGCTGCCTCCGGGCGCGGACCGCTCGCATGCGGTGTCCGGCGCATCGCTCTCGGTTGCCGCCAACGAAATCCTTTGCGTAGTCGGCGAATCCGGCTCCGGCAAGTCGATCATGGCGAACGCCATCATGCGGCTGTTGCCGAACGAGGTCAGCATTGATGCCGGCCGCGTGATGTTCGAGGGCAGGGATCTGGCGTCCGCCACCGTGACCGAGATGCGCCACGTGCGCGGCGCCGGCATCGCCATGATCTTCCAGGAGCCGATGACGGCGCTCAATCCGCTGCGGACCATCGGCGACCAGATCGGTGAGATGTTCTCGATCCATACCGATCTTTCTGGGGCCGCCATCCGCGCCAGAGTGCTGGCGCTGCTGGAAGACGTGCGCATTCCCGATCCCGCGAGCGCAGCAAGGGCCTATCCGCACGAACTGTCCGGCGGCCAGCGCCAGCGCGCCATGATCGCCATGGCGCTGGCGCTCGATCCGAGGGTCCTGATCGCGGATGAGCCCACCACCGCGCTCGATGTCACCACGCAGGCGCAGATCCTGACGCTGATCCGGGATCTGCAGAAGCGGAAGAAGACGGCGGTGCTGTTCATCACCCATGATTTCGGCGTGGTCGCGGAGATCGCAGACCGCGTCGCGGTCATGCAGCAGGGCTCGATCGTGGAGCAGGGCGATGCCGCCTCGGTGCTCAACCACCCGCAGCATCCCTACACCAAGCAACTGATCGCGGCGGTGCCGCCCCTGACCGCGCCGCCGCCGCGGCAGCTGTCCGACGACATCATCCTGACCATCGACAACGTCTCGAAGACCTACCGCACCGGCGGATTTCTCGGACGCGGCGCCCGCGTGACGCCGGCGGTGAGGAACGTCTCGCTGAAGCTGCCGCGCGGCGCGACGCTCGGGATTGTCGGCGAATCCGGATCTGGAAAATCGACGCTCGCCCGCTGCATCGTCCGGCTGATCGATCCCGAACAGGGTTCGATTGTGCTTGAAGGCAAGGACTGGGCAAAGCTGACGCGCGAGGAGGTTCGCCGCGAAACCCGTCATATCCAGATGGTGTTTCAGGACCCGTTTGGGTCGCTCAACCCGCGCCGCAAGGCCGGAGACCTGGTCGCCCAGGGGCCGATCGTCCACGGCACGCCGCCGGCCAAGGCCATCGCCGACGCGAAGGATCTGTTTGCGCTGGTCGGGCTCGATCCGTCGGCCACCGATCGCTTTCCGCACGAATTCTCCGGTGGCCAGCGTCAGCGCATCGGCCTTGCCCGCGCGCTCGCGCTGCATCCGGAGGTTCTGGTCGCCGACGAGGCCGTCTCGGCCCTCGATGTGTCGGTGCAGGCACAGGTGTTGAAACTGCTCGCCGGCTTGCGCGAGCGCCTGGGTCTCTCCATCATATTCATTACCCATGACCTCCGGGTCGCGGCGCAGATTTGCGACCTCGTTGCCGTGATGAAGGACGGCGAGGTGGTGGAGCAGGGGCTGGCCGGCGATGTGTTCGGCCGTCCCCAGCATCCCTATACCCAGGCGCTGCTGGATTCGATTCCCGGCGGCGAGTTCGCCCGGAAGCACGAGACGTCATTGTTTGCATGA
- a CDS encoding ABC transporter permease has translation MDAVKRYFRSPAAVTGLVLLLIVVAMAVSASWLYPKEPLALAGRPLIWPFSNPRFLLGTDNSGRDIAAQIFYGARISLLIGGVATAIAIAIGILIGAFAGYYGGWVDTVLMRITEAFQTLPNFVLLLVLVAVFGSTLTTVTIAVGVVSWPAPARLTRAEFLSLRNREFVQAGRTLGMRDIQLILGEILPNALPPVIVYASVIMAVSILLESALAFLRLSDPNVASWGNLIGLGRDVLRVQWYVSAIPGIAILVTVLAVSLVGQGLNDALNPRLKGR, from the coding sequence ATGGACGCGGTCAAACGATATTTTCGCAGTCCCGCCGCCGTCACCGGGCTGGTGCTGCTCTTGATCGTGGTGGCGATGGCGGTCAGCGCCAGCTGGCTCTATCCGAAGGAGCCACTTGCTCTGGCCGGACGACCGTTGATCTGGCCGTTTTCGAATCCGCGGTTCCTGCTCGGCACCGACAATTCCGGCCGCGACATCGCGGCGCAAATCTTCTACGGCGCGCGTATTTCGCTGCTGATCGGCGGGGTCGCCACCGCAATCGCGATTGCGATCGGCATTCTGATCGGCGCCTTTGCCGGTTACTATGGCGGCTGGGTCGACACCGTCTTGATGCGTATTACCGAAGCGTTCCAGACCCTGCCCAATTTCGTGCTGCTGCTGGTGCTGGTGGCGGTATTTGGCTCGACGCTGACCACGGTCACCATTGCGGTCGGCGTGGTGTCGTGGCCGGCGCCGGCGCGGCTGACCCGCGCCGAGTTCCTGTCGCTGCGCAACCGGGAATTCGTGCAAGCGGGGCGAACGCTCGGCATGCGGGACATTCAGCTGATTCTGGGCGAGATCCTTCCCAATGCTCTGCCGCCCGTCATCGTCTACGCCAGCGTCATCATGGCGGTCTCGATTCTGCTTGAAAGCGCACTGGCCTTTCTCCGCCTCTCGGATCCCAACGTCGCGTCCTGGGGCAATCTGATCGGCTTGGGGCGCGACGTGCTGCGGGTGCAATGGTATGTGTCGGCGATCCCCGGCATCGCGATTCTGGTCACGGTCCTGGCGGTGTCGCTGGTCGGGCAGGGGTTGAACGACGCGCTGAACCCGAGGCTCAAGGGCCGATGA
- a CDS encoding ABC transporter permease produces MRILRLAGRRLAASIPTLALILIGVFLLLQFAPGDTVDAMMAQMGGGDAATARELRKFYGLDLSIPAQLGNYLWRLIRLDLGFSSIYGKPVASVILERLPPTILLMTASLSFAFFFGIVFGVIAARGVNKWPDTVISILGLIFYATPSFWFGLMAIVVFSIYLQWLPAGGFEDIGALQTGIWRTLDIARHLVLPTLTLGLIFLAIYLRIMRASMLEVLNLDYVRTARAKGLDETRVVIRHVLRNALLPMVTLIGLQAGTMLGGSVVVESVFSLPGLGRLAYESVVQRDLNTLLGIVFVSALLVITVNFAVDLIYARLDPRIAAEG; encoded by the coding sequence ATGCGCATCTTGAGACTGGCGGGGCGGCGCCTGGCCGCCTCGATCCCGACATTGGCCCTGATCCTGATCGGCGTATTTCTGCTGCTGCAGTTCGCGCCCGGCGACACCGTCGACGCCATGATGGCCCAGATGGGCGGCGGCGACGCCGCCACCGCGCGGGAACTGCGGAAATTCTACGGCCTCGATCTTTCTATACCGGCGCAGCTTGGCAACTACCTCTGGCGGCTGATCCGGCTCGATCTCGGCTTCTCCTCGATCTATGGCAAGCCGGTCGCGTCCGTCATTCTGGAACGGCTGCCGCCGACCATCCTGCTGATGACGGCGTCGCTGTCGTTCGCCTTCTTCTTCGGGATCGTGTTCGGTGTCATTGCCGCGCGCGGCGTCAACAAATGGCCCGACACGGTGATTTCAATCCTTGGCCTGATCTTCTACGCCACCCCGTCATTCTGGTTCGGGCTGATGGCGATCGTGGTGTTCTCGATCTATCTGCAGTGGCTGCCGGCCGGCGGCTTCGAGGACATCGGCGCGCTGCAGACCGGCATCTGGCGCACCCTCGATATCGCCCGCCATCTCGTTCTGCCCACTCTGACGCTCGGGCTGATCTTCCTGGCAATTTATCTCCGCATCATGCGCGCATCGATGCTCGAAGTCCTCAATCTCGACTATGTCCGGACCGCGCGCGCCAAGGGGCTTGACGAGACGCGGGTGGTGATCCGCCATGTACTGCGCAACGCGCTGTTGCCCATGGTGACGCTGATCGGACTGCAGGCCGGAACGATGCTGGGCGGCTCGGTGGTGGTCGAGAGCGTGTTTTCGCTGCCCGGCCTCGGCCGTCTCGCTTACGAATCCGTGGTGCAGCGCGATCTCAATACGCTTCTAGGTATCGTTTTTGTCTCGGCGCTGCTCGTTATCACCGTGAATTTCGCCGTCGACCTGATCTACGCGCGGCTCGATCCGCGCATCGCGGCCGAGGGTTAG